The Oncorhynchus tshawytscha isolate Ot180627B linkage group LG08, Otsh_v2.0, whole genome shotgun sequence genome window below encodes:
- the LOC112256630 gene encoding interferon alpha-inducible protein 27-like protein 2B isoform X1, translated as MAPELNLSPPTKFLLVPGEPQEPWNDWIKYFELYIRGSPEEEKIALLNIYLGKEGVRILNTLTTIETYAAMIDALNAYFSNAQEPRDCQEPQDCQEPQDCQEPQDCQEPQDCQEPQDPDDSQRIKQNRKRMIITGAAATMGAAAAVVGAPVALGVAGLTTVGVAAGATAGGAAIGTGTIAAAATATVGAVAAVAMAPVVLGAIGFTAGGIAAGSYAASMMSAAAVVNGGGVAAGGLVAALQTAGAAGLSGVGTAAVGGAGAAISGALGWVAAGAGFSGAAAATTAATAGAAGLSATATAAAGGVGAAVGGTAGWLASRTRTPEKEEGKETEATTAAAAGGAAGLSGESTEAVGGVRAAVVGASEGEGGVEERELSGTTTAAAEGAAGLSGEATEAVGGVRAAVGGAAGWLFSRIRTSKKEGGE; from the exons ATGGCACCAGAATTAAACTTGTCTCCACCAACCAAATTTCTGCTGGTACCCGGTGAGCCGCAGGAGCCTTGGAATGACTGGATAAAATATTTTGAGTTGTACATAAGAGGCTCGCCAGAGGAAGAGAAGATAGCACTGTTAAACATTTACCTTGGGAAGGAGGGAGTGCGCATCTTAAATACTTTGACAACGATTGAAACATATGCAGCAATGATTGATGCCCTCAATGCTTACTTCAGCAATGCTCAGGAGCCTCGGGACTGTCAGGAGCCTCAGGACTGTCAGGAGCCTCAGGACTGTCAGGAGCCTCAGGACTGTCAGGAGCCTCAGGACTGTCAGGAGCCTCAGGACCCGGATGATTCACAAAGAATCAAACAGAACA GAAAAAGGATGATCATTACAGGAGCAGCAGCAACAATGGGTGCAG CTGCAGCAGTGGTGGGGGCACCAGTAGCCCTGGGAGTGGCAGGTTTGACTACTGTTGGGGTTGCTGCTGGAGCAACTGCAGGGGGTGCCGCAATAG GAACAGGTACAATTgctgcagcagcaacagcaacagtGGGAGCAG TTGCGGCAGTGGCAATGGCACCAGTTGTCCTAGGAGCGATAGGATTCACTGCTGGTGGGATTGCTGCTGGATCATATGCAGCAAGCATGATGTCTGCAGCGGCCGTGGTTAATGGAGGTGGGGTAGCAGCAGGGGGTCTTGTTGCTGCTCTACAGACGGCAG GTGCTGCAGGGCTTTCAGGAGTGGGTACAGCGGCGGTGGGAGGTGCTGGAGCTGCGATTAGTGGAGCCTTGGGATGGGTGGCTGCAGGAGCAGGGTTctcaggagcagcagcagctactacAGCAGCTACGGCAG GTGCTGCAGGGCTCTCTGCAACTGCTACAGCAGCCGCGGGAGGTGTTGGAGCAGCAGTTGGGGGAACAGCAGGATGGCTGGCCTCAAGGACAAGGACACCTGAAAAGGAGGAAGGAAAAGAGACAGAAGCAACCACAGCAGCTGCTGCAGGAG GTGCTGCAGGGCTTTCAGGAGAGTCTACAGAGGCTGTGGGAGGTGTTAGAGCAGCAGTTGTTGGAGCGtctgaaggggagggaggagtcgaggagagagagctttcaggaaCGACTACAGCAGCTGCAGAAG GTGCTGCAGGGCTTTCAGGAGAGGCTACAGAGGCTGTGGGAGGTGTTAGAGCAGCAGTTGGTGGAGCGGCAGGATGGCTGTTCTCAAGAATCAGGACGTCtaaaaaggagggaggagagtaa
- the LOC112256630 gene encoding WAG22 antigen isoform X2 has protein sequence MAPELNLSPPTKFLLVPGEPQEPWNDWIKYFELYIRGSPEEEKIALLNIYLGKEGVRILNTLTTIETYAAMIDALNAYFSNAQEPRDCQEPQDCQEPQDCQEPQDCQEPQDCQEPQDPDDSQRIKQNRKRMIITGAAATMGAAAAVVGAPVALGVAGLTTVGVAAGATAGGAAIGTGTIAAAATATVGAVAAVAMAPVVLGAIGFTAGGIAAGSYAASMMSAAAVVNGGGVAAGGLVAALQTAGAAGLSGVGTAAVGGAGAAISGALGWVAAGAGFSGAAAATTAATAGAAGLSATATAAAGGVGAAVGGTAGWLASRTRTPEKEEGKETEATTAAAAGGAAGLSGESTEAVGGVRAAVVGASEGEGGVEERELSGTTTAAAEVFI, from the exons ATGGCACCAGAATTAAACTTGTCTCCACCAACCAAATTTCTGCTGGTACCCGGTGAGCCGCAGGAGCCTTGGAATGACTGGATAAAATATTTTGAGTTGTACATAAGAGGCTCGCCAGAGGAAGAGAAGATAGCACTGTTAAACATTTACCTTGGGAAGGAGGGAGTGCGCATCTTAAATACTTTGACAACGATTGAAACATATGCAGCAATGATTGATGCCCTCAATGCTTACTTCAGCAATGCTCAGGAGCCTCGGGACTGTCAGGAGCCTCAGGACTGTCAGGAGCCTCAGGACTGTCAGGAGCCTCAGGACTGTCAGGAGCCTCAGGACTGTCAGGAGCCTCAGGACCCGGATGATTCACAAAGAATCAAACAGAACA GAAAAAGGATGATCATTACAGGAGCAGCAGCAACAATGGGTGCAG CTGCAGCAGTGGTGGGGGCACCAGTAGCCCTGGGAGTGGCAGGTTTGACTACTGTTGGGGTTGCTGCTGGAGCAACTGCAGGGGGTGCCGCAATAG GAACAGGTACAATTgctgcagcagcaacagcaacagtGGGAGCAG TTGCGGCAGTGGCAATGGCACCAGTTGTCCTAGGAGCGATAGGATTCACTGCTGGTGGGATTGCTGCTGGATCATATGCAGCAAGCATGATGTCTGCAGCGGCCGTGGTTAATGGAGGTGGGGTAGCAGCAGGGGGTCTTGTTGCTGCTCTACAGACGGCAG GTGCTGCAGGGCTTTCAGGAGTGGGTACAGCGGCGGTGGGAGGTGCTGGAGCTGCGATTAGTGGAGCCTTGGGATGGGTGGCTGCAGGAGCAGGGTTctcaggagcagcagcagctactacAGCAGCTACGGCAG GTGCTGCAGGGCTCTCTGCAACTGCTACAGCAGCCGCGGGAGGTGTTGGAGCAGCAGTTGGGGGAACAGCAGGATGGCTGGCCTCAAGGACAAGGACACCTGAAAAGGAGGAAGGAAAAGAGACAGAAGCAACCACAGCAGCTGCTGCAGGAG GTGCTGCAGGGCTTTCAGGAGAGTCTACAGAGGCTGTGGGAGGTGTTAGAGCAGCAGTTGTTGGAGCGtctgaaggggagggaggagtcgaggagagagagctttcaggaaCGACTACAGCAGCTGCAGAAG TCTTCATCTAG